cctttaCCACTCAGGGCTGAGCCATGGAGACCTGCTTctttagtgtgtgtgtgtgtatttcagggtttttttaaaaccaagaaaaaaatcaatatcatattttaaaaagaacccCCAGAGCTTTGGGGAAAATGGGCATAAATgtcaaacaaaacccagagaaaGACTGAGCTACTAAGGGATCTTagagcagcagtggtggggtgggagggaagaaaTATAGGAGACAAATTTAACACCATTTAGGAGGGTTTATGCACAGTGTTTTCATTGCAAGCAGCATTTAAAAGTGACAATTTAGTGGTTTATCATATCCCAGCACACTCCTTCCCTGTCAAAGTGAtgggcagaagcagcagagcagctctgaacacACTGTTCACTACAAGGCACCACCAACAAATCCAGAACAGCTCCACCCTTGGCCAACCCTCTCTCCTTGGgccttctgagaagctgggatTTAGGAGAAGGCCTTGCAGGGGAACAGTGTTTCAAATGtcaaaggctttaaaaatatacaaggagaggaaagaacatgtcagggtttttttcaggtgatAGTTTAGGAATTTACTTGGAATAAGCTTCTTCCCTAAGAGGGATTTCAATTCTACACATgcacaaagaggagaaaacattaATGCAGTGTTGAGACAGCtgtgtgctgtgagcagtggtTTTAAGGTAAGGCCCTTGTATATCTGGGAGGGTGAAACCTCTGTGTTCAACCCTCTGGGATCATCACTTGGGCTTCCTGTGCTTCTCAAGCTCTCAAAGTAAAATTGACCTACCAAACTCATCTTTGTCTCAATCCTAATCCCTGCATCATCCTTCAGGTGTGTTTCCTCACAATGAAATTGGAGTAGAAAATGCTTTAGGAGATGCTTTGCAGCCCCTTCGTCCCCAAAGGCCCaatctgctttaatttttagGAATGCTGTTCAAGCACAAGGTTTGGATGCAGCCAGTGAGACTCACATTTCAGAAGGACCATCAATGGTCTGATAAAGACACAGCACTTTCAAGCAGGCTGCTGGGACTGAGGAGGATATTTGAAAGCTGTTGACATGCAGTTCTAGCAGAAGTGCAAAATGAAACGTAATGTAGTAGaagtggaaaatgaaatgctgttagacaaggctgctgcccaaattggctctgcctggatccacctggcctgcagcacagccttctccctttctcctccctgccctctgctcagcaccaacCCAAACCTGGGCTATTTCAATTCCTgtcagacacagagcagctgatgggCAGCAAATGCAGCCTTCCCAAAGTGGCTGCCCATggcccagcctgcagggcagagctcagggaggaggtggcagcttCCTCAGCGGCTTTTCATGTCCTCTCTCTGCCATGCAGACACTGGCATGCATGGCACGGCTCTGTTTTGGCAGCCGgtcccttggcagggctgggtgagcacagggtgagtACAGGGTGAACtctgctccttgctgtgacacctgggctggcagggatgacacagtgacctcggCCGGccgatgctgcctgtgccatcacctggcactgacgtgtttgatgaaaatcctttcactgggattttctcctgagaagcctcagaacagaaatggaaccagtaacaatctgctggctgtggagtgtgggctggagatggtttagcaacaggggcatcttggattggtctcctgtgcattgtttctacttgatgaccaatcatggtccagctgtgttggggctgtgagcagtcccaggtttttattattcattcctttccagctttctgatgtctccttgctcttttagtatagttctaatatctcattttcttttaatataatagagatcataaaataatatttcagccttctgaaaggtggagtcaagattctcatctcttccctcgtcctggggaccctcaaacaccaccacaatcaccggCTTGAGCTGGTCCGGGCAGTACcaaattaatataaaaagctttaattttatttttaattttttaaagttatttttaatttaattttttatttttatttttatttatttatatatattttctattttaattttttaaaggtttttattttgattttaattttaatttatttatttatatttttattttaatttttaacggtttttattttgattttagtttttatttatttgtttatatttttattttaatttttctaacggtttttattttgattttatttttatttatttattcatattttaaaaattgtttttactatttttattttatttttttatttatttatttttctttttattttaattttgaagggtttttatttttattgtaatttttatttatttattattttattttaaattttttacagtttttatttttattttaattttttaaaatattttttattttaattttttacggtttttatttttattttaattttttttatttatttataattttattttaatttttttatggttcttatttttattttaatttttatttatttatatttttattttctttttttaacggtttttatttttattgtaatttttttttttacagtttttattttaattttaatttttatttattttttatatttttattttaattttttacggtttttattttgattttaatttttatttatttataattttattttaattttttaacagtttttatttttattttaattttttgtttatttatattttttattttaattttttaacagtttttgtttttcatgtctttttattaaaaatagaaaaattacaatgctgtaaagtgccgtaaagcgcgactgtcgtaaaaggagccgtaaagcgcgactgtcgcaaaagggccgtaaagcgcgactgtcgtaaaaggtgccgtaaagcgcgactgtcgcaaaaggggccgtaaagcgcgactgtcgcaaaaggagccgtaaagcgcgactgtcgcaaaaggggccgtaaagcgcgactgtcgtaaaaggtgccgtaaagcgcggctgtcgcaaaaggtgccgtaaagcgcgattGTCGCAAagggtgccgtaaagcgcgactgtcgcaaaaggagccgtaaagcgcgactgtcgcaaaaggggccgtaaagcgcgactgtcgtaaaaggtgccgtaaagcgcggctgtcgcaaaaggtgtcgtaaagcgcgactgtcgtaagaggtgtcgtaaagcgcgactgtcgtaaaaggtgccgtaaagcgcgactgtcgcaaaaggggccgtaaagcgcggctgtcgtaaaaggtgccgcaaagcgcgactgtcgtaaaaggtgcagTAAAGCGCggctgtcgcaaaaggtgccgtaaagcgcgactgtcgtaaaaggtgcagTAAAGCGCggctgtcgcaaaaggtgccgtaaagcgcgactgtcgtaaaaggtgccgtaaagcgcgactgtcgcaaaaggggccgtaaagcgcaaATGCCGTAAAattgccgtaaagcgcgactgccgtaaaaTTGTGCCGTACAGGCTGGCGGCGCCCTGGCTGTCACGGGGTGCTGTACAACATGGCAGCGCCGTGGCCGTCACGGAATGCCGTACAAGATGGCGACGGCCTCCCGAGTGGGCGTGGCCAGTGTCGACGGGCtgacgtcattaggcggcactctgcctgcagtgcgcccatgcagacgacagggggcgctgtgcctgcagtgcgccgaTACAGACGGcaggggcgctgtgcctgcagtgcgccgatacagacggcagggggcgctgtgcctgcagttcgCCggtgcagacggcagggggcgcgaCATAAATGGAGTGTAAAGTATAAACTatacagaagaagaaataaaagctctatgtcacctgcagctgtagaaaatttcaggctcccatagaggaaatagttttcctaaaatcattacggttttggggttttttgcactcccaGGTAGCCTGAAcatttctactgctgcttttttattctaaagctaaaatggaaagccaagattaaaaatatagggagagaaagaaaagaaaagaaaagaaaagaaaagaaaagaaaagaaaagaaaagaaaagaaaagaaaagaaaagaaaagaaaagaaaagaaaagaaaagaaaagaaaagaaaagagaagaaaagaaaaagaaagaaagaaagaaaaagaaagaaagaaagaaagaaagaaagaaagaaagaaagaaagaaagaaagaaagaaagaaagaaagaaagaaaagaaagaaaagaaagaaaagaaaggaaaagaaagaaagaaaagaaaggaaaagaaagaaagaaagaaagaaagaaagaaagaaagaaagaaagaaagaaagaaagaaagaaagaaagaaagaaagaaagaaagaaagaaagaaagaaagaaagaaagaaaagaaaggaaaagaaagaaagaaaagaaaggaaaagaaagaaagaaagaaagaaagaaagaaagaaagaaagaaagaaagaaagaaagaaagaaagaaagaaagaaagaaagaaagaaagaaagaaagaaagaaaagaaaggaaaagaaaggaagaaagaaaagaaaggaagaaagaaagaaagaaagaaagaaagaaagaaagaaagaaagaaagaaagaaagaaagaaagaaagaaagaaagaaagaaagaaagaaagaaagaaagaaagaaagaaagaaagaaagaaagaaagaaagaaagaaagaaagaaagaaagaaaggaaggaagaaaggaagaaaggaagaaagaaagaaaggaaggaagaaaggaaggaagaaaggaaggaagaaaggaaggaaggaagaaaggaagaaagaaagaaagaaaagaaagaaagaaaagaaagaaagaaaggaaaagaaagaaaggaaaagaaagaaaggaaaagaaagaaaggaaaagaaaagaaaggaaaaaagaaaggaagaaagaaagaaagaaagaaagaaagaaagaagaaagaaagaaagaaagaaagaaagaaagaaagaaagaaagaaagaaagagaaagaaggaaaggaaaggaaagaaagaaagaaagaaaggaaagaaagaaaagaaaaaggaaagggaaagaagaaaaaaggaagaagagagaaatgaaaaaggaaaagggtgagagtgaaaaagaaagagcgaaagtggaaaagggggtgaaaaacagagtgaaaaaaagaaaaaagagttggagtggaaaagaaaggacattcgggaggggcggtgctgcctaaggtgcttccgcgcccaggagcgaaggagccgtttgatcccccggcgggaccgcagctcccggtggcggaaaacggagcggtggctgtcagtccgagactacaactcccggcaggccctgcggccgtaaagcgcggcgtctgacgcaacggccgacgcgccatatgaatggctggcgggccgaggcggccgcgcgccgggggagcgggctgggcgcggggagctcccggcgcctctcccgcgcgggacggagccgcggcagcgacgctggaggggcgaagcctccggccggccgcccgcacggagccgagcggcgcggaaggggcgtccgcccggtgcctcggcctcgctcagcggtcccggtggcgggggctcagctcgggcggggcgcgctgccgcccgccgatggcggagcgccaggcggtgctttgctgccgcgggccgggagctgcaggagccgccccgggcgagcggcgccgggcgctgccgcggtcactgtgcggcggctggcggaggcgcgggagccgccgagctgcagccgtgtccctcgggctgctgccgctgctgcgggcgggggcggacgagcggctggaatgacacggctgctgagtgcctcagtgctcgtggctctttcttccacgcaaacagatggagcggcatcgctgagcagtaaaacacagcgatggcccggagaatggcgagcgcaaggagcgccgggctggatccttctgctggcacaggtgcgatccgcaaactcagcccctggtgcccctaccctcccgacccccaggggaaatgctctccagcctcgagctgctgcaagacaaaacgtgtgatttgacactagggtccggaaaaggtttccgtttagattagcaaatgcctcaattgttcttggttacatcctaggatcggttttaggcagtgactttataccgcttgtcggattttcttgtgcaatggtaagaaaataggcaggtctgatactggtttcgctttttttctacttcatgttccatgagctgcttttatccaagcaattgttttaaagttctactgtaggcgtttctggttcactttttttttctttgcagcacccctgacttttttttcctctaaatcgGCAGTAAATATAactgagtaaaattaccttggttttcttccttcttttttaactgaaatgtttttattgataatccaatttgaatatgcagaacaagtgggtatgtcctgtaatatatcctagcttttcttgtttacagggtactcagaaaatcTGTCTCCCTTAGAGTCCCtctgaaacattctcagtgcaatctccgttaaggtatgtgtttacaaataagccaccatcagctgagatatttgcctgtgtaccttttcctgtaattcagagcttgcgttcTGTGTAAAGCTATAAAACATGTAAAAATGGTTTTGCcaagtcttaatcgttgaaggcagcaagaagtggttttaaagcctgttcttgagcagacaaagggaaaaagtgtggatttgatgctgaacttgtcatttttcatttgacttgccttgaatgatttaggaagagagagaactagaaaaagagagaaatagaattggttcttgagccctcctaaaatgctccccgtgattctgtgtggagccaaagtgaagggtgatggaacagagccctgtgctttagaaggaaatcaatttcaacctgatctccaccctgagtctccctaatttctgtttttaaaatgcaaactaagtttaggaagtgttggaagtcagtattttggggaagaaatggcagttgcaccaaccgttccatttcccagaggctctgggaacgattcattttgtaagcgctgtaactgcaatcggttggtggttcggggttggaatgtgcacttgccctcctctaaagcactcgttcctttgcatttcagtgccaggagtctggagaaactggagaagagcccaagagacatttttcatcctgagatacaaaaggtaggaaaggacttttctttgtttggttctttttctttatgatttgctggaaatagaagtaattaagtatagatacCACTGGTTTGTCtcttccagtagctaataataataataataataataataataataataataataataataatgtgaaACTGCTTGAACTGTCATTATCCATTGAACTGgtcatttcaaatccaaacttctaaacacaaataaaaccatcatccttgtagaatctttaataggagggggctaaagatgctggttttgttgacaggatttattggttctGGAAGAGCAAGAGGTCAGTACAAGCCTgactacttcttgctcacagacccgtccggtgaatgcagctttgtattttgatgggcttaTGATGGCTTGGaaatcaattgctcgttacagtaaaaataagtaatgtttttttgaacatGATAGCAAAAATAGCTTAAAGCACCAACTTAAAATTACTACCTTAAATTGGTGATCTATTAttattatgctatactatcaaaATGTAAAGGTAAATGATTATGTATTAGGAGGTGGTATGAGATGTATGTTCTAATGCGTAGGATGTATACAAAGATACACACACACTTGAAAGTCCTTAGAGGAAACAAATTTTTATatcttctgtttgactgtttaccaTATAATAGTTGGTTTTATGTCCCAGGGAccggtgaattttaaatttggagtcCTCTGTGCTATGGATGGTCAGCTTACAgatgatgaaatgttcagtcatggtgagtttttcaccttctccttaattgttttgttcacctacataaaaaaaaaggtatgtttattatttgttaccctgttctgtccgtttcctcagtatttgctggggctctgcttacccaagctttgggtaaaacaagctttgggttccttctgtcccactgggtgttgcccagtttggctgcatctggtgaaattcaccctgagcccttacagaaccagctcaaaccacgtgagagccattcgcagctctctcaggacacccggaggaggatgggtgacgtttctgagcatctggccaagtgtacttctatcaaaactcggcctgtgtaatttctggggaaaacccttctgtatcctggagggttcctcaaactctgttgaggatccagttagcagttgctcacctggatggttccagctcctcaagttaacacttgtactcttgccctgtagtttagatctattgtagttttgttattttgcacgattttacgtctttggaaaataacgtgcgtttcactctttggaacctctcggatcattctttggtgcagcaccacctaatgggacacttggctgctgtgctgaagggcttggttactgggattgtaaatcccggagagtttgtaagtcttctgtccccagggaggtatcacgctttgttcactctgtttgtcaggtgctgcttctcgtcggaagtattaacttcaaactgccctgttctttttgtaactttttttcctggttctctccgtagggcagggaaggactctcgtatcccggtcgtcagactcagcgctgcccgagaagatacagagacTGTAAAAATCATAAGGAGCAAAtgtgactgcagaggaaacaaactggagagaacaaaaggtgatattgttctccttagcctggattagaaacatcccctgtgctttgatgccggtggctgccaggggctcgttaggtctttttaggcagctgtaggtgttcacttgtaggtttTCTGTCTGGACGAGTCAATTCAAACTTTGCTAAGCTTATATTGGAAAATTACTCTCTAGTTCAGTCCAGCATGACATTTTTGAATGTTGTAAAAAAAACATGTTACTTTGAATTTGCTAATGATGAGAAGCTTTAGGTTTCAGGGTTGGGAGATAGGAGAAGAATTTTGTGGGGATGTTAGACTGAAATAAAGCACACCTTAGGCTGGACTGGCACACTTGCAGATCCCCTATCCAACAGGAGTGCTTAGATTAGCCTGGGTGCTGCCCATTGTTTCTGTAGGAATAAATGTTTCCTGGCCTTCAGAAGTAAGCTGCTTTGAAAACCTGGAAGCTGCAGTACAGTGACAATCCACGTGCTTGGGATTCAAAGGAGATTTCAGAAGGGTGATGGGCTTTTGTCTTTTCCTACAAGTCCATGTAATCCTACAGAGGAGTTTTTTATTGCGTGCTGCCGAGTCATCCATCAGAGCCCTGTTGTACTGATGATCGtgcaaatacaaaacaaaaaatcagagcctgtcccagccccttaGAGCCCAGCCCATTATTTCCTCAGGCTGCCCTCTGTGTGCCATTGATACTCAGCACGGGAGCGAGCTGAGGGTTGCTGCAGCTGTTGGGAGCAAACTCCTTCTCGTCACACAGCAATAGAACTGGGACGACGCCTGGGCCAGCGCCTCTCTGCTCTCGTCTCCCCAgtctccagcagagcagctccggcccATCCGGGTGTGCGTGACCCAGTTCCCGATGGTCTGAACGCGCTGAGCAGCGCTCGGCTGCTGGGGGGGTTCAGGGAAGGCAGAGTGTGCATTATCATCCTCCTGAACCTACAGACAAACCAAGGGAGACGCCATAGGGTGGCAATCAGTCGCATACATGCTAAATAAAACTCGCCGGTGTTTGTAAGGATTGTTTCTGCTTGTTCTTTGTTGTGCTTCTGTGCTTAGGAAGCGTCCCTTGAAAATGAGTTCAGTTCATCACTTGAAACTTTGTTTGCAGACCCTCACTGAGCAGAATTTGTTGCAGACTCGGTGCATGCTGTGCTGCCCTCCTGGGAGTGTGAGGAGCTCCAGCGTGCTACTTTGTGCTTTAGGACACtctgagggatttattccttttgggagcCACcatgagaattcccaagagaggtagtaataaggtatgaCATTGGGAAAAAGCCTGCatccttggaatgttgttgttgttgtcaaaagttaatttttccttctttcttagccagtagtcacgtttttgctttattttttgtggtatCAGTatttgattgtttaaaaaattgcttcaaaataactgcagcggctggccaccaggaccttgttcagatttgcctatttgcttgtagctaaaacgtttccatattgtttctcgttctattgaagaaactgctgcccagtcaactaagaactgaacatctatctgtctgggacatggggagaggatttaggtcgtgtctttgtttccagaaaaaagttccagtgtagtttctaactagaggcaaaggggggtgaagactcggggctctgatgccgttgggggcaccccgaggtgcccaggagagggagccccactgcggtgcaggagcaggtatgttatcacgtactagagagcaaatgataaatagaaatatggaaattataaatataaaaatatttttaaatagttaaaTAAAACGGGCTTTTCTACTTGTCAATAGGCAGGGTTTtgattataaaaattataaatagaaacaatatgaaggtagaaattTAAGtatagaaatatatcataaatacgtacagatcaagtttaaaaatagaagaaaaaatagttgtagcagtagatacgatacataatataaataataatttaaatacgtgtctagaattttatagatattatatataatgCTTAATatattgcatcaaaagaaactatAACTATAAATGTGAATATAATTAGACAACGCATAAAAATACTTCGATATCGTTTAAAAGAAGgcttttattgtatttatttggttagagatggggtttttatttggactaatagaagtattctagaaatataaatctaactatagaaagatacaatccatagagaaagatatttctaaaaacacaaccgaacgacgccgccttcgggggaatcgcacgagctcggccgaagcaaggcgagagcggccgaccctgacggcctcgagcgaaccgAGGCGAGGCTTCCGAGGCTGCCTGGAGCGAAGCGAGCCGAGCTCAGGCGAAGCGAGCCTGCCGCTCTCGTGCGCGCTAATTAGCGCCAGTGCGGTCCCAGCCTAATGAGCTCCTGCCCGAGCCCGCGCTCCCGGTCGTGTCCGCGCCATTACCGGGCCGCCCGCGGGACGCGGCAGCGGGAGAGCCCCGAGCCGGGCGAGCTGA
The genomic region above belongs to Molothrus aeneus isolate 106 chromosome 4, BPBGC_Maene_1.0, whole genome shotgun sequence and contains:
- the CEACAM4 gene encoding carcinoembryonic antigen-related cell adhesion molecule 4 isoform X1, encoding MNGWRAEAAARRGSGLGAGSSRRLSRAGRSRGSDAGGAKPPAGRPHGAERRGRGVRPVPRPRSAVPVAGAQLGRGALPPADGGAPGGALLPRAGSCRSRPGRAAPGAAAVTVRRLAEAREPPSCSRVPRAAAAAAGGGGRAAGMTRLLSASVLVALSSTQTDGAASLSSKTQRWPGEWRAQGAPGWILLLAQCQESGETGEEPKRHFSS
- the CEACAM4 gene encoding carcinoembryonic antigen-related cell adhesion molecule 4 isoform X2, which codes for MNGWRAEAAARRGSGLGAGSSRRLSRAGRSRGSDAGGAKPPAGRPHGAERRGRGVRPVPRPRSAVPVAGAQLGRGALPPADGGAPGGALLPRAGSCRSRPGRAAPGAAAVTVRRLAEAREPPSCSRVPRAAAAAAGGGGRAAGMTRLLSASVLVALSSTQTDGAASLSSKTQRWPGEWRAQGAPGWILLLAQGTQKICLP